The Peribacillus sp. FSL E2-0218 genome contains a region encoding:
- a CDS encoding CDP-glycerol glycerophosphotransferase family protein: protein MEAIHATDFNLNGSKIEIILNGIIESANLIFRNNDTKEEHIYEHVNCESLNEETRLTITLDNMNWPDVHRTTYTILLKMNEELFRLTKPTIKRLKNRLFARSYYQISQTETATIFLNKKNTLSIMYGNSASVFRASCKVVSDTLHITEMEVAGDKARFFHEEGELGKALLTIYDPVTKHTSAIGAVQGEKNSLEVDVSKLAEIPTAADVYVEAKVGKVLKSFKLLFHPNLVQTHRELSFYEMDSLSDATESQKTLYFDEFEIMGDHLQVRLMEPSCQSASVVFEKSTSVEWIQTHEFKQDGQRLFIDLKKIFNDRFFKEGQKWKVYVKEVVAGEVQVRKLKHFSAPKTPQMGQVPLEDIKTQAMAYISPKAELGILLGKSEEKINNASFYITKNRLPMHDLSFHKYELSFSIENIQDADINSVQIVMKNRQSGEIHRVPANVNKSSRNIGIHSNLESFIRCGITPSRWDVSIEITYANIMEVNRVGFYDQKKLPMEERYLRSVEVDEENVFTPYLTARNELSFVIGTEFALRHEKLKSKILIKNVSLKKSILEIEITLSLPDAESYQVKGMLLRHRNNEAFAQIPVTVKKKSILAKVNLAEHEFEQFYWDFYVLVDVEGEDYEIKLKRPTDHVRKKLNGTIRDHSYQKDADHVVYPYITRSNSLALTYRMKSLYEAPIYKWKEKFSYIIYQMLNRYYDHKNIWLVYEKMSETAQDNGYHFFKYCYNEKPERNVFYIIKKDSPDLANLKGFEDRVIHFMSIKHLVYLFASKLLIASETKGHSYVWRVQKGKVMEYLRRKRIVFLQHGVLGLKKIDSTLNKGSSEEVDLFVTSSDFEKEIVKNYFGYNEKDIIVTGLSRWDDVNKEETPIKRQIFLMPTWRNWLNEVSNEEFIESNYFKNYIGLLNSEKLMDLLRMHDVELKFYVHPKFQPFIDQFHTTCDQIEIIKFGDVNISKLIRESALLITDYSSVAWDMYYLEKPTIFYQFDLEEYTELQGSYMDMNKELFGDQALDPDELITSIENSVRNNFEEQDIFKEKRSHYFANIDNKNSERIYDNIVKNEKRLRPRRVSFYKKLSKVTVLRKLWRLAKRGKVTRKLAFSLRDHLMNLNGRGTRGLWNRRR, encoded by the coding sequence GTGGAAGCGATTCATGCAACCGATTTTAATTTAAATGGCTCAAAGATTGAAATAATCCTGAATGGAATTATAGAATCAGCCAACTTGATATTTCGAAATAATGATACAAAGGAAGAACATATTTACGAGCATGTAAATTGTGAAAGTTTGAACGAAGAAACCCGTTTGACCATCACACTTGATAATATGAACTGGCCAGATGTCCATAGGACAACGTATACCATTTTGCTTAAAATGAACGAAGAGTTGTTCAGACTGACAAAGCCTACAATTAAAAGATTGAAGAATCGATTGTTCGCCCGCTCTTATTATCAAATTTCACAAACGGAAACTGCGACCATCTTTCTGAACAAAAAAAATACCCTAAGTATAATGTACGGTAATTCAGCAAGCGTATTCCGTGCCTCCTGTAAAGTGGTTTCAGATACTTTACATATTACAGAGATGGAAGTGGCAGGAGATAAGGCAAGGTTTTTCCATGAAGAAGGGGAGTTAGGTAAGGCATTACTCACTATATATGACCCGGTCACCAAGCATACCTCAGCGATTGGAGCAGTGCAGGGCGAAAAGAATTCACTGGAAGTGGATGTATCCAAGCTGGCTGAAATTCCTACGGCTGCCGATGTGTATGTGGAAGCGAAAGTCGGCAAGGTTTTGAAGTCATTTAAGCTTCTGTTCCATCCAAACCTTGTTCAGACCCATCGTGAGCTCTCCTTTTACGAAATGGATTCTCTAAGTGATGCAACCGAAAGCCAAAAGACGCTGTACTTTGATGAATTCGAAATAATGGGTGACCATCTTCAAGTTCGTTTGATGGAACCTTCCTGTCAGTCCGCTTCCGTCGTTTTTGAAAAGAGTACATCGGTGGAGTGGATACAAACGCACGAATTCAAACAGGATGGGCAACGATTGTTCATTGATTTGAAAAAAATATTTAATGATCGTTTCTTTAAAGAGGGTCAAAAGTGGAAGGTTTATGTCAAAGAGGTTGTGGCCGGGGAAGTGCAGGTAAGGAAATTAAAACACTTTTCAGCACCTAAAACTCCTCAAATGGGACAGGTGCCTCTTGAAGACATAAAAACCCAGGCAATGGCTTATATATCGCCTAAAGCAGAGTTGGGAATATTATTAGGAAAAAGTGAAGAAAAAATCAATAATGCGAGTTTCTATATTACGAAAAATAGACTGCCCATGCATGACTTAAGCTTTCATAAATATGAATTGTCTTTTTCGATAGAAAATATCCAAGATGCCGATATAAACTCCGTGCAGATTGTGATGAAAAATAGACAAAGCGGTGAAATTCATCGGGTGCCGGCTAATGTGAACAAAAGCTCCCGGAATATTGGAATCCACTCAAATTTGGAATCATTCATTAGATGCGGAATCACCCCATCTAGGTGGGACGTTTCCATTGAGATAACGTATGCGAATATTATGGAAGTGAATCGGGTTGGTTTTTACGATCAAAAGAAACTTCCGATGGAAGAAAGGTATTTACGTTCGGTCGAGGTCGATGAGGAGAATGTTTTTACACCGTATTTAACAGCACGGAATGAACTCTCTTTTGTTATCGGTACAGAGTTTGCGCTTCGGCATGAAAAATTAAAGTCAAAAATTCTAATTAAGAATGTGTCTCTAAAAAAATCGATACTTGAAATCGAAATAACGCTTTCCTTGCCAGACGCTGAAAGTTATCAAGTGAAGGGAATGCTACTGAGGCATCGTAATAATGAAGCATTTGCGCAGATCCCGGTTACTGTAAAGAAGAAGAGCATACTAGCCAAAGTCAATTTGGCCGAACATGAATTTGAACAATTTTATTGGGATTTCTACGTATTGGTCGACGTTGAAGGCGAGGACTACGAAATTAAGCTTAAGCGTCCAACAGACCATGTCCGGAAAAAATTGAATGGGACAATCAGGGATCATTCATACCAAAAGGATGCCGATCATGTCGTATACCCTTACATTACAAGGAGCAACTCCCTTGCGTTAACATATAGAATGAAAAGCTTATATGAAGCGCCAATCTACAAGTGGAAAGAAAAATTTTCCTACATCATTTATCAAATGCTTAATAGGTATTATGACCATAAAAATATCTGGCTTGTGTACGAGAAGATGTCCGAAACTGCACAAGATAATGGCTACCACTTCTTTAAATATTGCTACAACGAAAAACCGGAAAGAAATGTCTTTTATATCATTAAGAAAGATTCTCCTGATCTGGCCAACCTTAAAGGGTTCGAGGACCGTGTAATCCATTTCATGAGCATTAAACACTTGGTGTACTTATTCGCTTCCAAATTGCTCATCGCTTCTGAAACCAAGGGCCATTCATATGTGTGGCGTGTACAAAAGGGCAAAGTGATGGAGTATCTGAGAAGAAAGCGGATTGTCTTCCTGCAACACGGAGTTCTTGGTTTAAAGAAAATAGACAGTACGTTAAATAAGGGATCTTCAGAGGAAGTGGATTTGTTCGTTACGTCTTCAGATTTCGAAAAAGAAATCGTGAAAAACTATTTTGGATATAATGAGAAGGATATCATCGTCACCGGTTTGAGTCGCTGGGATGACGTAAACAAAGAAGAAACTCCGATAAAACGCCAAATATTCTTGATGCCTACTTGGAGAAATTGGCTTAATGAAGTGTCAAACGAAGAATTCATCGAATCGAATTACTTTAAAAATTATATCGGTTTATTGAATTCCGAGAAATTGATGGATTTACTTCGGATGCACGATGTCGAATTGAAATTTTATGTCCATCCCAAATTCCAGCCATTTATCGATCAATTCCATACAACTTGTGACCAGATCGAGATCATCAAGTTCGGGGATGTCAATATCAGCAAGTTGATCCGTGAATCGGCGCTTTTGATCACAGACTACTCAAGTGTAGCTTGGGATATGTACTATCTTGAAAAACCGACAATTTTTTATCAGTTCGATCTTGAAGAATATACGGAATTACAAGGAAGCTACATGGATATGAACAAGGAGTTATTCGGTGATCAGGCACTTGATCCGGATGAATTGATCACTTCGATTGAAAATAGTGTGCGTAACAACTTTGAGGAACAAGATATCTTCAAGGAGAAAAGAAGCCATTATTTTGCTAATATCGACAATAAAAATAGCGAACGTATATATGATAATATTGTTAAAAATGAAAAAAGATTGAGGCCAAGGAGAGTTTCCTTCTATAAAAAACTCTCAAAGGTGACCGTGCTGAGAAAGTTGTGGCGCTTGGCGAAGCGAGGGAAAGTAACTAGGAAGCTGGCTTTTTCATTAAGAGATCATTTAATGAATCTGAATGGAAGGGGGACACGCGGCCTATGGAACAGAAGAAGATAA
- a CDS encoding CDP-glycerol glycerophosphotransferase family protein: MEQKKIITVDNLISEDEKISFQCKDPKSLKIIGIEKTMKIRWTFDTEMIDSKIVIHLKNFSEEYYQAASRWDLYMEASGELHRIQISGGKNEYFHSIPSIGVQVITPYITASGGLSIVIKQPIHLSDEVLSAKLSLKSLRFKGTILTGSVRLELKEEYELVGMVLKQRDVSDNTQYIFPVKGKGHKLSFTIDVKSMEWRPFYYDFYLMVRVGGKDHYIRLKNPTCMALRKLNKRLFGMSYTFDNGYWVYPYLTASGTVALTYKERTEYETNKHFFKEVLASWVYRLLLPYYKKKNIWLIYEKTADRAQDNGYYFFKYIYENHNHQQAYYIIKPDSEDYPKLENMKNRVVEFMSFKYMVFMFAAQLLVSSETKGHAYDIRIQKGRIRKAMNYKPLVFLQHGVIGLKKLNSIFKKSSINAPSLFVVSSPEEGKIIQNHFGYNKNELIVSGLPRWDVIENRSNGKRILVMPTWRVWLENLPFEEVEKSEYVQVFKTFLQSKELSRLLEQHDLTLHFYLHPKFKDFIEHFSIDNQRFTISNEEDLNTLLMEASMLITDYSSVAWDMFYQKKPVVFYQFDLETYNKYQGSYMNMDNQLFGDQVFTTEKLISTINAYAEAGFAEKEAFGQLRKTYLPYIDHSNSRRVYEQIHAKQGLLKKIKRKQLITRISNNPFVRSLWRKFNGINFVKGMAETIRLKAR, encoded by the coding sequence ATGGAACAGAAGAAGATAATCACGGTGGATAATCTCATAAGTGAAGACGAAAAAATTTCCTTTCAATGCAAGGACCCCAAATCACTGAAAATCATCGGCATTGAAAAAACCATGAAAATCAGATGGACCTTCGATACGGAAATGATCGATTCCAAGATCGTCATCCACCTGAAAAATTTTTCCGAGGAATATTATCAAGCGGCATCCAGATGGGATTTGTATATGGAAGCAAGTGGCGAACTGCATCGAATACAAATTAGCGGGGGAAAGAATGAGTATTTCCATTCGATCCCCTCTATTGGCGTTCAAGTGATCACCCCTTATATTACGGCATCAGGCGGGCTGAGCATTGTCATCAAACAACCGATCCACCTGTCGGATGAGGTACTGTCAGCAAAACTATCACTGAAATCCTTGCGTTTTAAAGGTACTATCCTGACGGGTTCCGTACGCCTTGAATTGAAAGAGGAATATGAACTGGTTGGTATGGTCCTAAAGCAGAGGGATGTTTCGGATAACACGCAGTATATATTCCCTGTTAAAGGAAAGGGTCATAAACTGTCTTTTACAATCGATGTTAAGTCGATGGAATGGCGTCCTTTTTATTATGATTTCTATTTAATGGTCAGGGTTGGGGGGAAGGACCACTATATTCGTTTGAAGAACCCTACGTGCATGGCCTTGAGAAAGTTGAATAAACGACTATTTGGCATGTCGTACACCTTTGATAACGGATATTGGGTGTATCCATATTTGACCGCATCAGGCACTGTGGCACTGACTTATAAGGAAAGAACCGAGTACGAGACGAACAAGCACTTTTTTAAAGAAGTTCTGGCTTCATGGGTTTATAGACTGCTGCTCCCCTATTATAAAAAGAAAAACATTTGGCTGATTTACGAGAAAACCGCTGACAGGGCCCAAGATAACGGATACTACTTCTTTAAATACATCTATGAAAATCATAACCATCAACAAGCATATTACATCATTAAACCTGATTCGGAAGATTACCCGAAATTGGAAAACATGAAAAATAGAGTCGTTGAATTCATGAGCTTTAAATATATGGTGTTCATGTTTGCCGCACAGCTATTGGTATCCTCCGAAACTAAAGGGCATGCATACGACATAAGAATTCAAAAGGGCAGGATTAGAAAAGCGATGAATTATAAGCCGCTTGTCTTTTTGCAGCATGGCGTTATCGGATTAAAAAAACTTAACAGCATCTTTAAAAAATCCAGCATTAACGCACCAAGCCTTTTTGTCGTTTCCTCACCCGAGGAAGGCAAGATCATCCAGAATCATTTCGGCTATAACAAAAACGAACTGATTGTCAGCGGCCTTCCCCGCTGGGATGTCATTGAAAATAGATCGAACGGAAAAAGGATTTTAGTGATGCCGACATGGCGCGTATGGCTTGAAAACTTACCTTTTGAGGAAGTGGAAAAGAGTGAGTATGTGCAAGTATTCAAGACTTTTTTACAATCAAAAGAATTGAGCAGGCTATTGGAGCAGCATGATTTGACGCTGCATTTTTATTTGCATCCAAAATTCAAGGACTTTATCGAACATTTTTCCATTGATAATCAGCGGTTCACGATTTCCAATGAAGAAGACTTGAATACCTTATTGATGGAGGCATCCATGTTGATTACGGATTACTCGAGTGTCGCCTGGGATATGTTTTACCAAAAAAAACCTGTTGTTTTTTACCAATTCGATCTCGAGACGTACAATAAGTATCAAGGAAGTTATATGAATATGGATAATCAATTATTTGGTGATCAGGTTTTCACTACAGAAAAGTTGATTTCGACGATTAACGCCTATGCCGAAGCCGGTTTTGCGGAAAAAGAAGCATTTGGCCAGTTAAGGAAAACATATCTTCCTTATATCGATCATTCCAATAGCCGCCGGGTCTATGAGCAAATTCATGCAAAGCAAGGTCTGTTGAAAAAAATTAAACGCAAGCAGCTGATTACAAGGATTTCGAATAACCCTTTTGTACGTTCACTTTGGAGAAAATTCAACGGTATCAACTTCGTTAAGGGAATGGCGGAAACCATAAGGCTGAAAGCGAGATGA
- a CDS encoding YheE family protein, translating to MISHFQWAPLHKNLPGWKISFYYNRQSIQAFYHKDGTIEWTANPPATEDEMKLKTMIHDLMVYHVYE from the coding sequence ATGATCAGTCATTTTCAATGGGCACCGCTGCATAAGAATCTGCCAGGGTGGAAAATTTCCTTTTATTACAATAGACAATCCATCCAGGCTTTCTATCATAAAGATGGAACCATCGAATGGACAGCCAACCCACCTGCAACGGAAGATGAAATGAAACTCAAAACCATGATACATGACTTGATGGTCTATCATGTTTATGAATAA